The Chitinophaga pinensis DSM 2588 region ATTGACGAAAACAACGTCAGCCTGCTGAACAGCGCAGATGATATCGCTACCGGACAAAAACTCTTCTCCTCCAATTGTGCGCCTTGTCATGGCGCTCAGGGACAAGGGATCGTTGGTCCTAACCTGACGGATGATTATTGGTTGCACGGAGGGAAACTAAAAGCTGTCTTCTCCACCATCAAATATGGGGTACCTGAAAAGGGTATGAAATCGTGGAAAGATGACTTCTCGCCGAAACAACTGGCACAACTGGCCAGCTATATCAAAAGCATTCACGGCTCCAATCCTCCTAATCCGAAAGAAGCACAGGGCGCATTGGAAAAAGAATAAGAAAAAGCATTTGTGATGGAAGAAACGTTCAGAGATAGCATCGCTACTGTTGATAGACAGGGAAAAAGAAGCTGGATATTCAGCCAGCAACCGAAAGGAAAATTTTATAACGCAAGGAGTGTGCTGAGCTTCCTTTATTTTCTTGCGTTTTTTGCCGGACCGTTCATTCAGTTGAACGGCCGGCCCCTGTTTTTATTCAATGTTGTAGAAGGTCGGTTCATCCTGTTTGGCGCCATATTCTGGCCACAGGATTTTTTCATTTTCGGTCTGGCTATGGTGGCCTTCATTCTGTTTGTCGTATTATTTACCATGGCCTTTGGCCGCCTGTTCTGCGGATGGGCATGTCCGCAAACCATCTTTATGGAGATGCTGTTCCGCAGAATAGAATACTGGATCGAAGGAGACGCCGCCGCACAGAAAATGCTGCAACAGGCGCCCTGGAATACCGACAAAATAATTAAGAAAACCAGCAAGCATATCCTCTTTTACCTCCTGTCTTTCCTGATTGCCAATACCTTCCTGGCTTATATCATCGGTATGAAAAGCCTGACGGAGATCATTACCGGACCAGTAACTGAGCATACCGGCGGACTGGCCACCATGATCGTTTTTGCAGGCGTATTCTACAGCGTATTTGCCTTCTTCAGAGAGCAGGTGTGTACCATAGTATGTCCATATGGACGCTTACAGGGTGTATTACTGGACAGGGATTCTGTCGTAGTCGCTTATGATTATACCAGAGGTGAACCACGCGGGCATTTCAAAAAGAATGCGGACAATAACCTGGGTGATTGTATTGATTGTAATCAATGTGTGAAGGTTTGTCCGACTGGTATCGACATCCGCAACGGTACACAGCTTGAGTGTGTGAATTGTACCGCCTGCATAGACGCGTGTAACTTCATGATGGAAAAAGTAGGTCGCCCGCTGGATCTCATCCGTTACGCCTCCGAAAATGGGATCGCCAATAAACAGCCTTTACGCTTTACACCACGACTGAAGATCTATACTTCCATACTGGTTATTTTGCTGACAGCCATCACCTGGATGTTGGCCAGCCGCAAACCTGTCAGCGGTACAATTATCCGTACCGCAGGTATGTTATACCAGGAAAGAGGCCTAGACAGTATCTCTAATCTTTACCGTATCAAACTTGTCAACAAGACAACCGCCGACATCCCCCTGACGCTCAGACTGGAAGATGTACACGGTAAAATAGAGTTGCTGGGTCACCCGCAGATACTGGTAAAAGAAGAAGATCAGGGTGAGGGTATTTTCTTTGTGATACTACCCCGTACAGCGATCAGCAAACGTAAGACGCCTCTTCGCATTTCCCTCTATGAAGGAGATAAAAAGACCGGTACACTCAACACCACATTTCTGGGACCGGCCAGATAATTCACAACAGTAAAATTTACAGTCATGAACTGGGGTCATAAAATCATCATCGTATTCATACTCTTTGCAGCAGGTATCCTTACCCTCGTAACCAAAAGTATGCATACACGCATCGATATGGTCACACCCGACTACTATGCGGAAGAACTCAAGTACCAGCAGGTGATCGATGGCAGGAGGGAAGCGCAGTCGCTTTCCGCACCTGTCAGCATCAACCAGTCAGTACAATCCATTGGGGTACTTTTTCCGGCTGAGATGCACGGAGTCGCCCTGAAAGGCACTGTATTGTTCTACCGCGCATCCGATTCCCGTCAGGATGTTTCCGTTCCACTCAAAACGGACGAAAACGGACTGATGCTGGTCAGCAAACGGAGTTTCAGGAAAGGGAACTACCGGGTGCAGTTACAATGGGAAGCCGGTGGTAAAAACTACTTCCAGGAGAACTTAGTCACCATCAACTAATAGCAAATGTTCCTGACCTTGTTATACGCCTTATCAATGGGTTTCATCGGCAGCTTCCACTGCATCGGTATGTGTGGTCCCATTGCGCTTACCTTACCGGTACAGCACCTGGACGGTGTACGTAAACAAACGGGCATTCTTTTATACAATGCCGGCAGGATCACCGCATATGCCATTCCCGGCACTATTGCCGGATGGCTTGGACGACAGTTCTTCCTGGGAGGATTACAGCAATGGTTATCAGTAACGCTTGGATGTGGTATACTGTTGTTCATCTTATGCCGCTATGTCCTGAACAAGGTACATATCCGGATGAATACCAGCTTTTATGATCGCCACATCAAAAGAATGCTGGGCGATCTCCTGCGGCGCAGGCAATTACATACGCTATATGGCATCGGTTTCCTGAACGGGCTCTTACCCTGCGGACTTGTCTGGTTTGCTGTCACCGGTGCAATTGCCACCGGTAGCTACATCCAGGGCGCTCTGTTCATGATGGCTTTCGGTCTGGGTACCTTACCTGCAATGATCGCTATTACCTGGTGCAACGATCTTATCAGTATCAACCTGCGTAACCGTTTACGTCACTGTATACCTTACGCAATGACGATCATGGCACTGCTCCTGATCATGCGCGGGCTCAATCTCAACATTCCTTACGTCAGTCCGGTATTACCTGCTCCCAACGAAAGGGTAATGCAACACTGTTATAAACCTTCCTGATATGCAACTCATCAGAAAATATAATACCGCTGCTCCCCGCTATACCAGTTATCCCACAGTACCTTACTGGGATGAATCTTCTTTCAATACCGATACCTGGAAGCAGGCTTTGCTGCAATCCTTCCGCGCCACAAACGATACCGAAGGAATCAGCATTTACATCCACCTGCCTTATTGTGAACAGTTGTGTACATACTGTGGCTGTAATAAGCATATTACAGTCAATCACGGGGTAGAAGCGCCTTATATTGATTCGCTGCTGAAGGAATGGTCATTATACCTGGAATTATTCAAAAAACGGCCACGCATCAGGGAAATACATCTCGGTGGAGGCACACCGACTTTCTTCAGTCCGGAGAATCTTCATCAGCTCTTATCAGGCATCTATATGCAGGCCGACCTGCTACCGGATGCAACCCTCAGTTTCGAAGGCCATCCTAATAACACCACCACGGCACACATGCTTACACTCTACAATCTCGGCTTTCGCCGTATGAGTCTCGGCATCCAGGACTTCGATCCGCAGGTACAGGATATCATCAACCGTATACAACCTTATGAAACGGTAGAGCGGGTAACCGCTGCCGCCAGAGAAATCGGTTATACCTCCATTAACTATGACCTGGTATACGGATTGCCCTTGCAGACTATCACAAGTGTAAAGGATACCATCAGCAAAGTCATGCAGCTGCGGCCTGATAGAATTTCCTTCTACAGTTATGCACATGTTCCCTGGGTGAAAGGTGTCGGACAAAGGCGATATGCTGAAGAAGATCTTCCAAAGGACGAAGAGAAAAGAGCCCTCTATGAACTGGGTAAAACAATGTTTGCTGAAAGCGGTTATACAGAGATTGGTATGGACCACTTTGCCCTGCCGCACGACAGCTTATACCACGCCTGCAAACAGGGTTCACTGCACAGGAACTTTATGGGTTATACCGATCACCATACCTCACTGATGATCGGCTTAGGTGCTTCTTCCATAGGAGATAGCTGGTATGCATATGCACAGAATGAAAAGAAGATTACTACCTGGCAACAGTTGGTCAACAGTGGTCAGTTCCCGGTTGTAAGAGGACACATACTCGATACGGAAGATCTGCTCCTTCGTCGTCATATCCACGCACTCATGTGTGGTTTAGATACCCGCTGGACACCGGACGACAATATTGACAGCGTAATGGAAGAAAGCCTGCAAAGGCTTACTGAGCTTGAGAAAGATGGCTTGGTGGATATACAGTATGGCAGCGTTACCGTCACAGAAAAAGGCAGACCTTTCATCCGTAATATCTGTATGGCGTTTGATGCCCGCTTGTGGAGAAAGCTGCCGCATTCCCAACTGTTCAGCAACGCAATCTGATACAACTTTCACTTATTTACTTCATTATTATCACTTTATAAGCAACTGTATCCCGTTATCCAAATGCGGGATACTTTTTCCAAAAAATGGAATTTCTAAACAGCAGATATGAAGCACGATAAAAACAGCTTAGGGCTGCTTATCGAAGCAATGAAAATCTAGAAAGTATGATCGGCGGAAATGCTTGTGGGGTGTGGATTCTGGCGGGCATTAAAAAAGTCTGACCGTGTTTACAATCAGACTTTCTTGTTATGTGAATGGGTTAGTAAGTACAGGGAACAAAAATTCCCTACACAATATTAAAAAGAATTTCATCACAAAAGAAAAAAATTGCAAACTTTTTTATTCACACCACTAAAAAAAGTGTGGATAACAACAGTTACAAAGAAGCGTTAAAACTTTGTCTCTCATCTTCATGAAACGTAACGCATGAACAATAATATCGGATTCTCTACTACCTTTGCCTTACTAAACAACAGAAAACATGAAGTTTAACGAACCGATCGCGGTAACGGAAATAGCAGCATTCATAGGCGCTACGCTGGAAGGCGACGAGAAACTGATGGCCACCGGCATCAACGAAATACATAAGGTTGAACCAGGTGACATCTCTTTCGTGGATTTCGAAAAGTACTATGATGCCTGTCTGCGTTCTGCGGCGACGATTATCATCATCAATAAAAAAGTTACTTGCCCTCCGGGTAAAGTTTTACTGATAACAGACGATCCATTCAGCGCTTATGTAAAACTGGTTAAACGCTTCCGACCATTCCAACCTTCCACCAGTCCCATCAGCGATACTGCTGTAATAGGCGAGGGCACTATCATACAGCCGAATGTATTCATCGGTAATAATGTCACCATCGGCACCAACTGCATCATCCATCCGAACGTAACTATTTACGACAACTCCATCATCGGTAACAATGTGATCATACATGCCGGTAGCGTAATCGGAGCGGATGCTTTCTACTTCAAGAAAAGAGCGAACAGGGAAGTGATGTATGACAAACTGGAAAGCTGTGGAAGAGTGATCATCGAAGACGACGTGGAGATCGGCGCAAGCTGTACGATAGACAAAGGGGTGAGTGGTGATACCATCATCGGTCGTGGCACAAAATTCGATAACATGATCCATATAGGACACGGTACGGTGATCGGCCGTAACTGTCTCTTCGCTGGTCAGGTAGGTGTAGGTGGTAAAGCACACATCGAAGACAACGTAATACTCTGGGGTCAGGTAGGCGTATCCAAAGACCTTACCATCGGTAAAGGCGCCATCGTGCTTGCACAAAGTGGTGTTCCTTCTTCTCTCGAAGGAGGTAAGACTTATTTTGGTTCGCCGGTAGAAGATGCCCGCACCAAAATGAAAGAACTCTCCTGGATCAAACGTATCCCTGAGATCTGGCAGAAACTGGGTGGCAATTGATATTTTCTATAAAAGGGGCTTCATGCAGACACTACGCATGAAGCCTTTTTGTTTGTTTAAGCACGACATATGTTCCGTTATCTCCTTACAGTAGTACTCGTTATTGCCTCCGCTACAGCAGGCTTCTCCCAGAAAGGATTGTATGATGCCTCCCAGGAATGGCCGGTGAAGATCGACGATGGCTGGTTTACTGCCCGTACACTTACTTTTGGCCCTTACAGCACCTCCTCCCGCAAAAACGGCATCGACCGGAATATAGACCTCTCTTTCATCAAATCTCCCCAGCATGCGTTTAATATCCGGGTAAAAGGACAAGAGCAGGACATACTTATACAGGTGGCACAAGCGGCCCATATTGCCTTTTCCGGACTCTCTCTGCCCTCATTTCTGGACAAAATGCCCGCGACTGCACTCTTCTCCTACATAGGGATCAATGCGGCTAAAAACGAGCCCTTAAAGCAATGGCAGCTTATCCTGAAAGACATGAATTACCTGGAGTTGAATGACAATAAACCGGCAGGAGTACTGCGTTCCCCGGAGACGGAGCTGCGCGTTACGGCAAATAACCGTTTTGGCGCCCATAATTCCTATGAAAACATCTGTTATGAATTCCACCTTCGTAAACAGGTGGTAGCGGCTGTAGTGACCGGGGAACATCCCCGTGTATGGATGAGCGCGGATATAGAGAGAAATGCGCTTCAACCAATTCTTGCAGCGGCCATTGGCGCGCTGCTTGTCAGATAATGTTGTTTTATTGCTGTTGCTGGTCCTGTAGAAAGGCTTTACACATGTCAGCAATCGTCTTTTCAAGGGGTATATAGGTGAAATCAGGCAATGCCTGCTGCATCTTATCACTATTATAAAAAACCTGCATTTGTGCGGTTCGGGCAGTTTCTTTTGTGAGAATGCTCTTTTTACCGGTGATCTTGCTCTTCAATGCCTCCATTCTCCACACAATTTCAGCCATCCATGGCTTTACAGGTATATGTGGCGCTTTCTTGCCCAGTTGTTCCGCCATCTGCCGGAACAGGTCATAGTACTTCCAGTTATCAGTAGAGACCACAAAACGCTCACCGTCTACATCACTTTCCATCAGGCGGTACATGACTTCAGCCACATCCCGGACATCGGTAAATCCGTTAATGCCCTGGGTATAGTAAGGAAATTCTTTCCAGGCGTTTTTAATCAGCGCTCCTGAACCATCATTCCAGTACCCTGATCCGAGGATGATACTCGGGTTTACAATAGCCACCTCTAGTCCTTCCGCACGACCTCTCCATACTTCCATTTCTGAGAAGTACTTGCTGACAGCATACTTGGAATTGTTCTTACTTTCCTGCCATTCACACGATTCATCCAGCCTGCCCGCTTTGGCTCTTCCCAACGCAGCAACGGAACTCACATGTACCAGCTTTCTGACGCCGGCATCAATGGCCATGTTGACCACATTCGCAGTTCCCTCCACATTCACCTTCATCATGGTTGCATGTTCTCCGGGACTAAAAGACACGACAGCTGCGCAGTGATAGACCCTGTCTATCCCCACCATCGCCTCTTCCAGTGAGATAACGTCCAGTACATCTCCCTGGAACCATTCTATTTTATGCTGAATATCTTTTACCTGCTGAGGAATTTTTTTGCGGTACAATGCACGTACCGGCTCCCCGACATTCACCAGTTTCCGTAATAAATGACTGCCTAAAAAACCTGTTCCTCCCGTTACTAAAATCATGAAGTAAGTCCCGTTTGCGTCAAAGATAATTATAAAATCCCTTCCCGGTTTTCTTTCCGAGTGCACCTTCTTCTACTTTCTCTATCTGTAACGAACTGGGGGTAAAACGGGGCGCCTGGTCATACGCGGTATAAATCGAACGGGTAACCGCCAGATTTATATCATTACCGATCAGGTCCATCAAGGCAAACGGCCCCATACGAAAGCCAGCGCTTTCCATTAAACGATCAATTTTTTTATAATCTGCCACTCCTTCAGCGGCTATCTGCATTGCTTCCAGGTAATAATGCCGTGCCACCCTGTTCACAATAAACCCCGGTGTATCTTTCGCCATTACGGGTGTTTTCCCCATTTTACCGGCCAGGGTATATAACAACTCCGCTACCGCGGGCGCAGTTTCATCGCCACTCACAATTTCCACCAGCTTCATCAAAGGCGCCGGATTAAAAAAATGCATACCGGCCACCCGTTCCGGATGTATAATGTCTTTTGCTATCAGCGAGATGGAAAGGGAAGAAGTATTACTGGCAAAAATGGTATCTCGTCCGTTGACCTCTGCCAGTTTTCTAAACAGGTCCTTTTTGATGTCTGGTCGTTCTACAATCGCCTCAATAACGACGTCTGCCTGACATTTATTGATATCTGCGGTGGTAGTGTAGCGTTGCAGTGTTCCCGCTTTTTCCTCCCGGGTCATACGTCCTTTGCTGACTGCCTTATCCAGATATTCTTCCAGTCGCTGCTGACTACCTTCCAGTGCAGCCGTCTGCAGGTCATAAAGAACGGCATAATATCCGCTCATAGCCGCTACCTGGGCGATACCGGCGCCCATCGTACCGGCGCCGCATACAACGATAGTTTTTATCTGATCGATCGTCAACATAGTGGAATTTTTCAGGGGTAAAAAACAAAGGAGAAAACGGCGGTAATATCGAACGCGCGTTTTCTCCTTGTAAAAAGAATATAGTCTACGGTCAAAGCGCTCCTTCAAACTGCTCCAGGAACCTTGTATCGTTCTCGGAGAACAGGCGCAGGTCTTTGATCTGATAATTCAACATGGTAATACGCTCGATACCCATACCGAAAGCAAAGCCGGTATATTTCTCAGGATCGATACCACAGTTTTCCAGCACTTTCGGATGCACCATACCACATCCCAGGATTTCCACCCAGCCGGTATGTTTACAAACGTTACAGCCGGAACCGCCACAGATCTGGCAGGAAATATCCATTTCCGCACTTGGCTCTGTGAATGGGAAATAAGAAGGACGGAAACGGATACGTGTAGTGTCTCCGAACAGTTCCTTCACGAAGTGGTAAAGCGTCTGTTTCAGGTCCGCAAATGACACATTTTCATCGATATACAATCCTTCTACCTGGTGGAAGAAGCAATGCGCTCTCGCAGAAATCGTCTCATTACGGTATACACGACCCGGGCAGATGATACGGATAGGCAGCTTGCCTGACTCCATCGCTCTTACCTGTACGGAAGAGGTATGGGTACGCAGCAACCAATCCGGATGTTTGCTGATGTAAAACGTATCCTGCATATCTCGCGCAGGATGGTTTTCCGGCAGGTTTAACGCCGTGAAGTTATGCCAGTCGTCCTCTATTTCCGGACCTTCTGCAATAGCAAAACCCAGACGTTCAAATATGCTGATAATCTTATTTCTTACTACGCTGATCGGGTGACGGGAACCCAGTCTGTGTGGCTCTTCCGGCAGTGTCAGATCAATATCGGTGCTGGCGGCAGCGCCGTTTTCCTTCAGGTGCTCAAATTGAGTATACCTTTCCTCTGCCAGCTGTTTAAAGCCGTTCAGGACCTGTCCGAACTCTTTTTTACGCTCGTTAGGTACCTGTTTCATTTCGCCAAACATGGCCTTAACAATTCCTTTGGTTCCAAGGAATTTGATGCGGTATTGTTCAAGGTCCGCAGCTGTGGCTGGTTCAAAAGCCAGAATCTCCTGTTTGTAGGCAGCTATTTGCTGTTCTATCTGCTCCATAGGTCGCAAAGATAATTTAAAAGATCAGT contains the following coding sequences:
- a CDS encoding UDP-3-O-(3-hydroxymyristoyl)glucosamine N-acyltransferase — translated: MKFNEPIAVTEIAAFIGATLEGDEKLMATGINEIHKVEPGDISFVDFEKYYDACLRSAATIIIINKKVTCPPGKVLLITDDPFSAYVKLVKRFRPFQPSTSPISDTAVIGEGTIIQPNVFIGNNVTIGTNCIIHPNVTIYDNSIIGNNVIIHAGSVIGADAFYFKKRANREVMYDKLESCGRVIIEDDVEIGASCTIDKGVSGDTIIGRGTKFDNMIHIGHGTVIGRNCLFAGQVGVGGKAHIEDNVILWGQVGVSKDLTIGKGAIVLAQSGVPSSLEGGKTYFGSPVEDARTKMKELSWIKRIPEIWQKLGGN
- a CDS encoding NAD-dependent epimerase/dehydratase family protein, which encodes MILVTGGTGFLGSHLLRKLVNVGEPVRALYRKKIPQQVKDIQHKIEWFQGDVLDVISLEEAMVGIDRVYHCAAVVSFSPGEHATMMKVNVEGTANVVNMAIDAGVRKLVHVSSVAALGRAKAGRLDESCEWQESKNNSKYAVSKYFSEMEVWRGRAEGLEVAIVNPSIILGSGYWNDGSGALIKNAWKEFPYYTQGINGFTDVRDVAEVMYRLMESDVDGERFVVSTDNWKYYDLFRQMAEQLGKKAPHIPVKPWMAEIVWRMEALKSKITGKKSILTKETARTAQMQVFYNSDKMQQALPDFTYIPLEKTIADMCKAFLQDQQQQ
- a CDS encoding FixH family protein, with the translated sequence MNWGHKIIIVFILFAAGILTLVTKSMHTRIDMVTPDYYAEELKYQQVIDGRREAQSLSAPVSINQSVQSIGVLFPAEMHGVALKGTVLFYRASDSRQDVSVPLKTDENGLMLVSKRSFRKGNYRVQLQWEAGGKNYFQENLVTIN
- the ccoG gene encoding cytochrome c oxidase accessory protein CcoG — its product is MEETFRDSIATVDRQGKRSWIFSQQPKGKFYNARSVLSFLYFLAFFAGPFIQLNGRPLFLFNVVEGRFILFGAIFWPQDFFIFGLAMVAFILFVVLFTMAFGRLFCGWACPQTIFMEMLFRRIEYWIEGDAAAQKMLQQAPWNTDKIIKKTSKHILFYLLSFLIANTFLAYIIGMKSLTEIITGPVTEHTGGLATMIVFAGVFYSVFAFFREQVCTIVCPYGRLQGVLLDRDSVVVAYDYTRGEPRGHFKKNADNNLGDCIDCNQCVKVCPTGIDIRNGTQLECVNCTACIDACNFMMEKVGRPLDLIRYASENGIANKQPLRFTPRLKIYTSILVILLTAITWMLASRKPVSGTIIRTAGMLYQERGLDSISNLYRIKLVNKTTADIPLTLRLEDVHGKIELLGHPQILVKEEDQGEGIFFVILPRTAISKRKTPLRISLYEGDKKTGTLNTTFLGPAR
- the hemN gene encoding oxygen-independent coproporphyrinogen III oxidase; translation: MQLIRKYNTAAPRYTSYPTVPYWDESSFNTDTWKQALLQSFRATNDTEGISIYIHLPYCEQLCTYCGCNKHITVNHGVEAPYIDSLLKEWSLYLELFKKRPRIREIHLGGGTPTFFSPENLHQLLSGIYMQADLLPDATLSFEGHPNNTTTAHMLTLYNLGFRRMSLGIQDFDPQVQDIINRIQPYETVERVTAAAREIGYTSINYDLVYGLPLQTITSVKDTISKVMQLRPDRISFYSYAHVPWVKGVGQRRYAEEDLPKDEEKRALYELGKTMFAESGYTEIGMDHFALPHDSLYHACKQGSLHRNFMGYTDHHTSLMIGLGASSIGDSWYAYAQNEKKITTWQQLVNSGQFPVVRGHILDTEDLLLRRHIHALMCGLDTRWTPDDNIDSVMEESLQRLTELEKDGLVDIQYGSVTVTEKGRPFIRNICMAFDARLWRKLPHSQLFSNAI
- a CDS encoding 3-hydroxyacyl-CoA dehydrogenase NAD-binding domain-containing protein, with protein sequence MLTIDQIKTIVVCGAGTMGAGIAQVAAMSGYYAVLYDLQTAALEGSQQRLEEYLDKAVSKGRMTREEKAGTLQRYTTTADINKCQADVVIEAIVERPDIKKDLFRKLAEVNGRDTIFASNTSSLSISLIAKDIIHPERVAGMHFFNPAPLMKLVEIVSGDETAPAVAELLYTLAGKMGKTPVMAKDTPGFIVNRVARHYYLEAMQIAAEGVADYKKIDRLMESAGFRMGPFALMDLIGNDINLAVTRSIYTAYDQAPRFTPSSLQIEKVEEGALGKKTGKGFYNYL
- a CDS encoding sulfite exporter TauE/SafE family protein is translated as MFLTLLYALSMGFIGSFHCIGMCGPIALTLPVQHLDGVRKQTGILLYNAGRITAYAIPGTIAGWLGRQFFLGGLQQWLSVTLGCGILLFILCRYVLNKVHIRMNTSFYDRHIKRMLGDLLRRRQLHTLYGIGFLNGLLPCGLVWFAVTGAIATGSYIQGALFMMAFGLGTLPAMIAITWCNDLISINLRNRLRHCIPYAMTIMALLLIMRGLNLNIPYVSPVLPAPNERVMQHCYKPS
- the pheS gene encoding phenylalanine--tRNA ligase subunit alpha; amino-acid sequence: MEQIEQQIAAYKQEILAFEPATAADLEQYRIKFLGTKGIVKAMFGEMKQVPNERKKEFGQVLNGFKQLAEERYTQFEHLKENGAAASTDIDLTLPEEPHRLGSRHPISVVRNKIISIFERLGFAIAEGPEIEDDWHNFTALNLPENHPARDMQDTFYISKHPDWLLRTHTSSVQVRAMESGKLPIRIICPGRVYRNETISARAHCFFHQVEGLYIDENVSFADLKQTLYHFVKELFGDTTRIRFRPSYFPFTEPSAEMDISCQICGGSGCNVCKHTGWVEILGCGMVHPKVLENCGIDPEKYTGFAFGMGIERITMLNYQIKDLRLFSENDTRFLEQFEGAL